One window of Metamycoplasma arthritidis genomic DNA carries:
- a CDS encoding N-6 DNA methylase: protein MKKKNDYIISLEDFTLDFYKAMINELGLSKTWNKILEFITDKTIEELSFNKLLSFHNLGELYEIGLAHSNKIAKKDMGKYYTPQDVSRVMAELLLENEITSIADVGCGTGNLIIEVLDMMKAIKGVDPIDFILKGKLYLYDEDKLALKICLKKIDVLLRANVSSSINVILGDFLNKKISLPAGVSVITNPPYSVIKDFKSSWSVDDILIQAKDLYAGFINKITDYCANAVVVSPQSYLVAAKFSNLRNKLAEKFCGEIFSFDNVPGTLFNGRKHGIFNTNSANGVRASIASLKHIKDSKGFKLTHLIRFRTDQRNEIINLNFLKSKLGTNIQNLNKPIKAFKELEPMVHELKNPKYLSDLIEFDRPKQNNNYKLYVSTSARYFIVASKKALNRSGYFTIYAKNKNSFDLLYSLLNSSYAYMWWRFSDGGILFTKRTLYSIPYNEKLFEKIIELDNIVSSMIKSESDYVSYKLNAGKWQESIKFPEEFRQKINELLFPKYAKDMQLLHKNYEVNHEKK from the coding sequence ATGAAGAAAAAAAATGATTACATAATTAGTCTTGAAGACTTTACATTGGATTTTTACAAAGCAATGATAAATGAATTAGGTTTGTCAAAAACGTGAAACAAAATATTGGAATTTATAACCGATAAAACGATAGAAGAGCTAAGTTTCAATAAGCTTCTAAGTTTTCATAATCTTGGAGAATTGTATGAAATAGGTCTTGCTCACTCGAATAAAATAGCAAAAAAAGATATGGGTAAATATTATACGCCACAAGACGTTAGCCGTGTAATGGCAGAGTTGCTATTAGAAAATGAAATTACTAGCATTGCTGATGTGGGATGCGGAACTGGTAATTTAATTATTGAAGTATTAGATATGATGAAAGCAATAAAAGGTGTTGATCCAATAGATTTCATACTAAAGGGTAAATTATATCTTTACGATGAAGATAAATTAGCTTTGAAAATATGTTTGAAAAAAATTGATGTTTTGCTAAGAGCTAATGTTTCCTCATCTATAAATGTCATTTTGGGAGATTTTCTTAATAAAAAAATATCTCTACCCGCAGGTGTTTCTGTTATTACTAACCCCCCATATTCTGTGATAAAAGATTTCAAAAGTTCATGAAGTGTTGATGATATATTAATTCAAGCAAAAGATTTGTATGCAGGATTTATAAATAAAATAACTGACTATTGTGCAAATGCAGTTGTTGTTTCACCGCAATCATATTTGGTGGCTGCTAAATTTTCGAATCTTAGAAACAAACTTGCCGAAAAATTTTGCGGAGAAATTTTTTCGTTCGATAATGTTCCTGGAACATTATTTAACGGCAGAAAGCATGGAATATTTAATACAAACTCTGCAAATGGGGTAAGAGCTTCAATTGCTTCTTTGAAACACATTAAAGATTCTAAAGGATTTAAATTGACGCATTTAATTAGATTTAGAACAGATCAACGTAATGAAATTATTAATTTAAATTTCCTAAAGAGTAAATTAGGCACAAACATTCAAAATTTGAATAAACCAATTAAAGCTTTTAAAGAATTAGAACCAATGGTTCACGAGCTAAAAAATCCCAAGTATTTATCTGATCTCATAGAGTTTGATCGCCCAAAACAAAACAATAATTATAAGCTTTATGTTTCAACTTCGGCAAGATATTTTATAGTAGCAAGTAAGAAAGCATTAAATAGAAGTGGTTACTTTACTATTTATGCTAAAAACAAAAACTCATTTGATCTATTGTATTCGCTTCTAAATTCAAGCTACGCATACATGTGATGAAGATTCTCTGACGGGGGGATTTTGTTCACAAAAAGGACATTATATTCCATTCCATATAATGAAAAATTGTTTGAAAAAATTATAGAACTGGATAATATAGTTTCTTCGATGATAAAAAGCGAATCTGATTATGTTTCATATAAACTCAATGCAGGAAAATGACAAGAAAGTATAAAATTTCCAGAAGAATTTAGACAAAAAATTAACGAACTTTTATTTCCTAAGTATGCAAAAGATATGCAATTACTTCATAAAAATTACGAGGTAAATCATGAAAAAAAATAA
- a CDS encoding GIY-YIG nuclease family protein encodes MIDKSEIKNVPALPGVYLWKDKDGNVIYVGKAKNLQVRMSQYFDKNMLNSYKTPKMLEKIGSFSTFIVTSDREAFILERKLIDQYRPFYNVLFPIRSSFPYIRVKLENNGFKIDIQNHYKKEKNSIYYGPLPSNKNFKPLIRYLNHLLLAKDGLLIKNASQEYWKTKFEEAKKIMKFGPEFRNNLKQKIKETNEVFQFEVSSFYSSILDLLDYNKQEQQTFIKSQKSIDVFGFYESQEIMLIFVNFYRSGTLINQQEFALDIKTSKENFINEFLNEFYSKNPLPDEVVLDDKFASFNFDVKEIMVFAKTKMYLSLIDLANKNAQNDQQRKLENFLSQKNKAYKTHLKLGDYLEKTCRRIILFDNSFSKGTDVAIGVGVCFENGEANKNLYRYFNLFIDNFRHADVEYMRQTSLNYLKEWSEGVDVILADGDIAQIKAIRKSQNALNLNIPIFGLVKNDKHETRTLINEEGKEIVVNDLDVFHYLSRMQQEVDRFAKWAYHRKNTKNMLNSKLLKIKGLGPHTLTKLIEHFGSYTKIRNASLEELEKIVKKEIALAIKEQLN; translated from the coding sequence ATGATTGATAAAAGCGAAATTAAAAATGTCCCTGCTTTGCCAGGGGTTTATTTATGAAAAGATAAAGATGGCAATGTAATTTATGTTGGTAAAGCAAAAAACTTGCAAGTAAGAATGAGCCAATACTTTGATAAAAATATGCTCAATTCTTATAAAACTCCTAAAATGCTTGAAAAAATTGGTTCTTTTAGCACGTTCATAGTAACAAGTGACCGTGAAGCTTTTATTTTAGAAAGAAAGTTAATTGATCAATATCGCCCATTTTATAATGTTCTTTTTCCAATTAGGAGCTCTTTTCCATATATTAGAGTCAAATTAGAAAATAACGGCTTTAAAATTGATATTCAAAATCATTATAAAAAAGAAAAAAATAGCATTTATTATGGCCCACTACCAAGCAATAAAAACTTCAAACCCCTAATTCGTTATTTAAATCACCTGCTTCTAGCTAAAGATGGTCTTTTGATTAAGAATGCATCGCAAGAGTATTGGAAAACAAAATTTGAAGAAGCCAAAAAAATCATGAAATTCGGGCCTGAATTTCGTAACAATTTAAAACAAAAAATTAAAGAAACTAATGAAGTATTTCAATTTGAAGTTTCTTCTTTTTATAGTTCGATTTTGGATTTATTAGATTACAACAAACAAGAACAACAAACTTTTATTAAAAGTCAGAAGTCAATAGATGTTTTTGGTTTTTATGAATCACAAGAAATTATGTTAATTTTTGTTAATTTCTATCGCTCTGGTACTTTAATTAATCAACAAGAATTCGCTTTAGATATCAAAACCTCAAAAGAGAATTTTATTAATGAATTTTTAAATGAGTTTTATTCAAAGAATCCTTTGCCCGATGAGGTGGTTTTAGATGACAAATTTGCGAGTTTTAATTTTGATGTTAAAGAAATAATGGTATTTGCTAAAACCAAAATGTATTTATCGTTGATTGATCTTGCTAATAAAAATGCCCAAAATGATCAGCAAAGAAAATTAGAGAATTTTTTATCACAAAAAAATAAAGCATATAAGACTCATCTCAAACTAGGTGACTATTTAGAAAAGACTTGCCGAAGAATTATTTTGTTTGATAATTCCTTTTCTAAAGGAACTGACGTGGCGATTGGCGTCGGTGTTTGTTTTGAAAATGGCGAAGCCAATAAAAACCTATATCGTTATTTTAATTTATTCATTGATAATTTTCGTCACGCTGACGTTGAGTATATGCGGCAAACTTCGCTTAATTATCTAAAAGAATGAAGCGAGGGCGTTGATGTAATTTTGGCTGACGGTGATATTGCTCAAATTAAAGCAATCCGCAAATCGCAAAATGCTTTAAATTTAAATATTCCCATTTTTGGTTTAGTAAAAAACGATAAGCATGAAACAAGAACTCTCATCAATGAAGAAGGCAAAGAAATTGTAGTTAACGATTTAGATGTTTTTCATTATTTGAGCCGCATGCAGCAAGAAGTAGATCGGTTTGCTAAATGAGCTTACCATCGTAAAAACACTAAAAATATGCTAAATTCGAAACTACTTAAAATCAAAGGGCTAGGCCCTCATACATTAACAAAACTAATTGAACATTTTGGCAGTTACACAAAGATTCGCAATGCTAGCTTAGAAGAGCTTGAAAAGATTGTAAAAAAAGAAATTGCCCTTGCAATCAAAGAACAATTAAATTAA